Proteins encoded by one window of Tunturibacter psychrotolerans:
- a CDS encoding glycoside hydrolase family 15 protein encodes MTNKKGKDNSNGKAKATSVGGVVAEPKKKETGPLHGSRIEDYCMIGDCETAALVSREGSIDWLCWPSFPAAACFAALLGTSDHGFWKIAPKGKVKAIRREYVGSTLIVQTTFETREGEVCLTDFMPPREKHSHVVRMVRGLRGRVAMQMDLAIRFDYGRTIPWVTRTADGLRAIAGMDMITLRTRAKLRGEGMTTRSDFTVRKGQTMTFTLTNSSSLEKAPPELSTEKAYAETERFWTKWSKRNAYTGPYKEAVERSLITLKAMTYRPSGGIVAAVTTSLPEKIGGPRNWDYRYCWLRDTAFTLLILMHANYMDEAVEWRKWLLRAIAGAPDQVQTIYGICGERQLVEWEADWLPGYEGSSPVRIGNAAVDQFQLDVFGEVSSALSRIPQAEDEIRVSASSMQASLTDHLCKIWENPDEGIWETRGGAQHFTHSKVMAWVALDRAIRHHEQFDGKGDVKRWKKNREMLHREICRKGFDKKLNSFVQSYGSKQLDASCLRIGLVGFLPMDDPRIIGTVEAIEKRLMKDGFVERYDTKKTKDGLAGSEGAFLACSFWLVTNLWLIGRKEDAKAMFDRLLALRNDVGLLSEEYDPVGKRMVGNFPQALSHIALIHSAFAMSGLWTPMGNARAEAGRRRKT; translated from the coding sequence ATGACAAACAAGAAAGGCAAAGACAACAGCAACGGCAAGGCAAAGGCAACATCTGTGGGAGGAGTTGTGGCAGAGCCGAAGAAGAAAGAGACCGGTCCGCTGCACGGTTCGAGAATCGAAGACTATTGCATGATCGGGGACTGTGAGACGGCGGCGCTGGTCTCGAGGGAAGGCTCGATCGACTGGCTGTGCTGGCCCTCGTTTCCTGCGGCCGCGTGTTTCGCCGCGCTGCTGGGCACAAGTGATCATGGGTTCTGGAAGATTGCGCCGAAGGGTAAGGTGAAGGCGATTCGGCGGGAGTATGTGGGGTCTACGTTGATTGTGCAGACGACCTTTGAGACGAGAGAGGGAGAGGTCTGCCTGACCGACTTTATGCCGCCGCGAGAGAAGCACTCACACGTTGTGAGGATGGTGCGGGGTCTTCGAGGACGGGTGGCGATGCAGATGGATCTTGCCATCCGGTTTGATTATGGACGAACAATTCCGTGGGTGACGCGCACCGCGGATGGATTGCGCGCGATTGCTGGCATGGACATGATTACGTTGAGGACGAGGGCGAAGTTGCGTGGAGAAGGGATGACCACGCGGAGTGACTTTACGGTGCGTAAAGGCCAGACGATGACCTTTACGTTGACGAACTCCTCTTCTCTTGAGAAAGCTCCGCCTGAACTCTCGACAGAGAAGGCGTATGCGGAGACAGAGAGATTCTGGACTAAGTGGAGCAAGAGGAATGCTTATACCGGCCCATACAAAGAGGCGGTCGAGCGGTCTCTGATCACGCTGAAGGCGATGACGTATCGGCCGTCGGGAGGGATTGTGGCGGCGGTGACGACTTCGCTGCCTGAAAAGATTGGCGGGCCGCGGAACTGGGACTATCGCTACTGCTGGCTGCGGGATACTGCGTTTACGCTGCTGATTCTGATGCATGCCAACTATATGGACGAGGCGGTGGAGTGGCGCAAATGGTTGCTGCGCGCGATTGCAGGGGCTCCCGACCAGGTGCAGACGATCTATGGAATTTGTGGAGAGCGGCAGTTGGTGGAGTGGGAAGCAGATTGGTTGCCGGGGTATGAAGGTTCAAGCCCGGTTCGGATCGGGAACGCGGCGGTGGATCAGTTTCAGCTGGATGTGTTCGGCGAGGTGTCATCGGCTCTGTCGCGAATTCCGCAGGCCGAAGATGAGATTCGCGTTTCGGCGAGTTCGATGCAGGCTTCGTTGACGGATCATCTGTGCAAGATTTGGGAGAACCCGGATGAAGGGATATGGGAAACGCGTGGAGGGGCGCAACACTTTACTCACTCTAAGGTGATGGCGTGGGTGGCGCTCGATCGGGCGATCCGACACCATGAACAGTTTGATGGCAAGGGGGACGTGAAGCGATGGAAGAAGAATCGCGAGATGTTGCATAGGGAGATTTGCAGGAAAGGATTCGATAAAAAACTGAATAGCTTTGTTCAGTCGTATGGGTCGAAGCAACTGGATGCTTCGTGCCTACGGATTGGGCTGGTGGGATTTTTGCCGATGGACGATCCGCGGATTATCGGGACAGTGGAGGCGATCGAGAAACGGCTGATGAAGGATGGATTCGTCGAACGGTACGACACGAAGAAGACCAAGGATGGGCTGGCTGGAAGTGAGGGAGCGTTTCTGGCGTGCAGCTTTTGGCTGGTTACGAATCTGTGGTTGATTGGTCGGAAGGAAGATGCGAAGGCGATGTTTGACCGGCTGCTGGCGCTACGCAACGATGTGGGTTTGTTGTCGGAGGAGTACGATCCGGTGGGAAAGCGCATGGTGGGAAATTTTCCCCAGGCGTTATCGCACATTGCGTTGATCCATTCTGCGTTTGCGATGTCGGGTTTGTGGACGCCGATGGGGAACGCGAGAGCCGAGGCTGGGCGTCGTCGCAAGACTTAA
- the treY gene encoding malto-oligosyltrehalose synthase produces MMLRIPGSTYRLQLHKDFTFDDAARIADYLHELGISHVYSSPYLQAAPGSMHGYDVVNHQKVNEELGGAEAHSRFCKKLGQAGLGQVLDIVPNHMSLGKENQFWWDVLENGTSSRYASFFDIDWQPQEERLRDKVLVPILGDQYGRVLQAGGIKVVRRGIKFQVECSEQSLPVSPPSLPVILGKAAEYAKSDTLSFLAASFGRLPAPEYVDRRTILARHRDKVVLFTLLQRLCAEEPEILVAMDRSMAELNENLDALDDFLNQQNYRLAYWKTADQQLSYRRFFDVNTLIGLRVEREYVFEETHALLLDWLKRGVLDGLRVDHPDGLRDPMEYFKRLRERAPDAWVIGEKILEPGEFLREGWPIQGTSGYDFLNVAAGVLVAPEGLMELSSIYSGFTEQPTDFHAIAHEKKINVSQEALGSDVNRLTSIFVEICEANRDRRDYTRAEVRRAIREVAACFSIYRTYVVPEREEITEEDREYITQATECAKENRQDIDAGLFDFLRDVLTMEVKGKLESEFLMRFQQFTGPVMAKGVEDTAFYCFNRLTGMNEVGSDPGRNGLSIEEFHSYCGKMQETHPLTMTTLSTHDTKRSDDVRARLAVLSEIPAKFGEAIRRWSRMNNAFRVRKPWGDPLPDRNTEYFFYQTLIGAWPLPMDRAKAYMTKAVREAKQQTTWVANNKEFEDALNLFIEFTYSYAPFQRELQQFVERILEAGRVNSLAQTLLKYTAPGVPDLYQGTELWDLSLVDPDNRRPVDYALRQRLLEELKLMTGDDAPAKVLAKADEGLPKMWTIHKALQLRRERPGSFGAEADYVPLMVDGTKHDHVIAYLRGEDVVTVVPRLTLKLGGAWKDTSVTLPEGRWRNRLTRENIEGGEVGVKELLKDFPVALLAREDVGGKADA; encoded by the coding sequence ATGATGCTACGAATTCCAGGTTCTACTTATAGGCTGCAACTTCATAAAGACTTTACCTTCGACGATGCGGCGAGGATCGCCGATTATTTGCATGAGCTTGGCATCTCGCATGTTTATAGCTCTCCTTATCTGCAGGCTGCGCCGGGGAGCATGCATGGTTATGACGTGGTCAATCATCAGAAGGTGAACGAAGAGTTGGGTGGTGCGGAGGCGCACAGCCGGTTTTGCAAAAAGCTGGGGCAAGCCGGGCTGGGGCAGGTGCTGGACATCGTGCCGAACCACATGTCGCTGGGTAAGGAGAACCAGTTCTGGTGGGATGTGCTCGAGAACGGAACGTCGAGCCGGTATGCCTCGTTCTTCGATATCGACTGGCAGCCGCAGGAGGAGCGGCTGCGGGATAAGGTGCTGGTGCCGATCCTTGGTGATCAGTATGGGCGGGTGTTGCAGGCGGGTGGGATCAAGGTGGTGCGGCGCGGGATCAAGTTTCAGGTGGAGTGTTCGGAGCAGTCGCTGCCGGTGTCGCCGCCATCGTTGCCGGTGATTCTAGGGAAGGCGGCGGAGTATGCGAAGTCAGATACGTTGAGTTTTCTTGCAGCTTCGTTTGGTCGCTTGCCTGCGCCTGAGTACGTGGATCGCCGGACGATTCTGGCTCGGCATCGGGATAAGGTGGTGCTGTTCACTCTGCTGCAACGGTTGTGCGCGGAGGAGCCTGAAATCCTCGTGGCAATGGACCGGTCGATGGCGGAGTTGAATGAGAATTTGGATGCGCTGGATGATTTTTTGAATCAGCAGAACTATCGGTTGGCATATTGGAAGACTGCGGATCAACAGTTGAGCTATAGACGTTTCTTTGATGTGAATACTCTGATTGGACTGCGCGTGGAAAGGGAGTATGTGTTTGAAGAGACGCATGCGCTGCTGTTGGATTGGTTGAAGCGTGGGGTTCTTGATGGTCTGCGGGTGGATCATCCGGATGGGTTGCGTGATCCGATGGAGTACTTCAAACGACTGCGGGAGCGCGCTCCGGATGCGTGGGTGATCGGGGAGAAGATTCTTGAGCCGGGTGAATTTTTGCGCGAGGGCTGGCCGATTCAGGGGACGAGCGGGTATGACTTTCTGAACGTTGCGGCGGGCGTTCTGGTGGCGCCTGAGGGCTTGATGGAGTTGAGTTCGATCTACAGCGGCTTTACGGAACAGCCTACGGACTTTCACGCGATTGCCCATGAGAAGAAGATTAATGTGTCGCAGGAGGCTCTGGGTAGCGATGTGAATCGGCTGACGTCGATCTTTGTGGAGATATGCGAGGCGAATCGCGACCGGCGTGACTACACGAGAGCGGAGGTGAGGCGCGCGATTCGGGAAGTGGCAGCGTGCTTTTCGATCTATCGGACGTATGTGGTGCCGGAGCGCGAGGAGATTACCGAGGAAGATCGAGAGTACATTACGCAGGCGACGGAGTGCGCGAAGGAGAATCGACAGGATATAGATGCAGGGCTCTTTGATTTTCTGCGCGATGTTCTGACGATGGAGGTGAAGGGGAAGCTGGAGAGCGAGTTTTTGATGCGCTTCCAGCAGTTCACCGGACCAGTGATGGCGAAGGGTGTGGAGGATACGGCGTTTTACTGCTTCAACCGGCTGACGGGGATGAATGAGGTTGGTAGCGATCCGGGGCGCAATGGATTGAGCATCGAGGAGTTTCATTCTTACTGCGGCAAGATGCAGGAGACGCATCCGCTGACGATGACTACGCTGTCGACGCACGATACCAAGCGCAGTGATGATGTGAGGGCGCGGCTCGCGGTGTTGTCGGAGATACCGGCGAAATTTGGTGAGGCGATACGGCGCTGGTCGCGAATGAATAACGCGTTTCGGGTGCGAAAACCCTGGGGGGATCCGCTGCCGGATCGTAATACGGAATATTTTTTCTACCAGACTTTGATTGGGGCGTGGCCTTTGCCGATGGATCGCGCGAAGGCATATATGACGAAGGCGGTGCGCGAGGCGAAACAGCAGACGACGTGGGTGGCGAATAACAAGGAGTTTGAAGACGCGCTGAATTTGTTTATTGAATTTACCTATAGCTATGCGCCGTTTCAGCGGGAACTGCAGCAGTTTGTGGAGAGGATTCTGGAGGCGGGCCGTGTGAATTCGCTGGCGCAGACGCTGTTGAAATACACTGCACCGGGTGTGCCGGACCTTTACCAGGGGACGGAGCTGTGGGATCTAAGCCTGGTCGATCCGGACAACAGGCGGCCTGTGGACTATGCACTTCGGCAGCGGTTGCTGGAGGAGTTGAAGCTGATGACTGGAGATGATGCACCGGCAAAGGTGCTGGCAAAGGCCGATGAGGGGTTGCCGAAGATGTGGACGATTCATAAGGCGCTTCAACTGAGACGAGAGAGGCCTGGGTCGTTTGGCGCGGAGGCTGACTACGTTCCGTTGATGGTGGATGGAACGAAGCATGATCACGTGATTGCGTATCTGCGGGGTGAAGATGTGGTGACGGTTGTGCCAAGGCTGACGCTGAAGTTGGGTGGAGCGTGGAAGGATACATCTGTGACTCTGCCGGAAGGACGATGGAGAAATCGGCTGACCAGAGAGAATATTGAAGGTGGTGAAGTCGGGGTGAAGGAGTTGCTCAAGGATTTTCCGGTGGCACTTCTGGCGCGCGAGGACGTGGGGGGGAAGGCTGATGCATGA